The following are encoded in a window of Emcibacter sp. SYSU 3D8 genomic DNA:
- the rsmI gene encoding 16S rRNA (cytidine(1402)-2'-O)-methyltransferase yields MTMEAPDGQVNLTPGLYLVATPIGNLRDVTLRALDVLRAAALVACEDTRITRRLLDRYVIATPMKRYDDHSSDDDRQRLIDRIKAGEAVALASDAGTPMVSDPGFKLVRAAIAQGVEVVPIPGPSSVLAALCLAGLPTDRFSFGGFLPEKQVARQNALNEALRLPGTVVVFESARRLPASLADLAAIAPDRPVVVARELTKHFEEAVRGTAAELAARYHKDGPPRGEVVLVIGPPDEADPDAADMDAALRAALRDLSVKEAASAVAFMLKLPRRQVYARAVVLSKGPEGE; encoded by the coding sequence ATGACTATGGAAGCCCCGGACGGCCAAGTCAATTTGACGCCCGGTCTTTACCTTGTGGCCACCCCCATCGGCAATCTGCGCGACGTCACGTTGCGCGCGCTCGATGTGCTGCGCGCGGCCGCTCTCGTTGCCTGCGAGGACACCCGCATCACCAGGCGGCTGCTCGACCGCTATGTCATCGCCACCCCGATGAAGCGCTATGACGACCACAGCAGCGACGACGACCGGCAACGGCTGATCGACCGGATCAAGGCGGGCGAGGCGGTGGCGCTGGCCAGCGACGCGGGCACGCCGATGGTGTCGGACCCCGGCTTCAAGCTGGTGCGCGCGGCCATCGCCCAAGGCGTCGAGGTTGTACCGATTCCCGGCCCGTCATCGGTGCTGGCGGCGCTGTGCCTTGCCGGTCTGCCGACCGACCGGTTCAGCTTCGGCGGCTTCCTGCCCGAAAAGCAGGTGGCGCGCCAGAATGCGCTCAACGAGGCGTTGCGGCTCCCCGGCACCGTCGTGGTGTTCGAATCCGCCCGCCGGCTGCCTGCGTCCCTTGCCGACCTGGCGGCGATCGCGCCCGACCGTCCGGTGGTCGTCGCCCGCGAGCTCACCAAGCACTTCGAGGAAGCGGTGCGCGGCACCGCCGCCGAGCTGGCGGCGCGCTATCACAAGGACGGGCCGCCGCGCGGCGAGGTGGTGCTGGTGATCGGCCCGCCCGACGAGGCCGACCCGGACGCCGCCGATATGGACGCCGCCCTGCGCGCCGCCCTGCGCGACCTGTCGGTGAAGGAGGCGGCCAGCGCCGTCGCCTTCATGCTCAAGCTGCCGCGCCGGCAGGTCTATGCCCGCGCCGTCGTGCTGTCCAAGGGGCCCGAGGGCGAATGA
- a CDS encoding YraN family protein, protein MRTTAQRRQAFRAGRTAETLCCWFLRLKGYRILARNWKTPVGEADIVARRGKVVAFVEVKARASHGAGIEAVSPKQRRRVRQAAAVYIAAHPALAALDMRFDIMTIAPRSWPTHSPGAWGYE, encoded by the coding sequence ATGAGGACGACGGCGCAGCGCCGGCAGGCGTTCCGCGCCGGGCGCACGGCCGAGACGCTGTGCTGCTGGTTTCTGCGGCTGAAGGGCTACCGTATCCTGGCGCGCAACTGGAAAACCCCGGTGGGCGAAGCCGACATCGTCGCCCGGCGCGGAAAAGTGGTGGCGTTCGTCGAGGTCAAGGCGCGCGCCAGCCACGGCGCCGGCATCGAGGCGGTGTCCCCGAAGCAGCGGCGCCGGGTGCGCCAGGCGGCCGCCGTGTATATTGCCGCCCACCCGGCGCTGGCCGCGCTGGACATGCGGTTCGATATCATGACGATTGCACCCCGAAGCTGGCCGACCCATAGTCCCGGCGCCTGGGGATACGAGTAG